From the genome of Candidatus Nitrosocosmicus oleophilus, one region includes:
- a CDS encoding MFS transporter: protein METKQITLFPLLFSNFVGTLGFSIVLPFLVFLVVDFGGNSIIYGILSSVYPAFQLIGAPILGRWSDSFGRKKVLLISTAGTLIGWIIFLLALFVPKIALIDINTAFIGAFTLSLPLVVLFIARAIDGITGGNVSVANAYIADLSDEKTRSKNFGKMAISSNLGFIVGPALAGILGGTIYGNTLPVIVAIFVSFVAFIAIWVFLKESKIGTRVIQPIQKNSVQRAYSYECKDCFKPPNPDKLKFKDIFKLKNIPILMILNFFIFLGFNIFYTSFPIHAVSSLKWTITEMGIFYAVLSGLMILVQGPILRKASQILSEGNLIIIGSLILGVNFVLFYSNNIILIYIAAILFAVGNGLMWPSFMSILSKFAGKLHQGAVQGVASSIGSLASIIGLIIGGFLYNSIGSPTFLIAASIIFVVFALSFKILKIQRTFEPNQDHDL, encoded by the coding sequence TTGGAGACGAAACAGATCACATTATTCCCATTACTTTTTTCCAATTTCGTAGGAACATTGGGATTTAGTATCGTATTACCCTTCCTCGTATTTCTTGTAGTGGATTTCGGTGGCAATTCTATAATTTATGGGATTCTCTCATCTGTATATCCTGCTTTTCAATTGATTGGAGCTCCCATACTTGGGAGATGGTCCGACTCTTTTGGTCGAAAGAAAGTTCTTCTAATCAGCACAGCTGGTACGTTGATAGGTTGGATCATATTCCTCTTGGCTTTATTCGTCCCAAAAATTGCTCTTATCGATATTAATACTGCGTTTATTGGAGCTTTTACGCTTTCTTTGCCCTTGGTTGTGTTATTTATAGCTCGTGCGATAGACGGAATAACTGGGGGAAATGTCTCTGTTGCCAATGCCTATATTGCAGACTTGTCGGACGAAAAGACTAGAAGCAAGAATTTTGGAAAAATGGCCATTTCTTCTAATTTGGGATTCATAGTAGGGCCCGCTCTCGCAGGCATTCTGGGAGGAACCATTTATGGGAATACTTTACCAGTAATCGTTGCCATTTTTGTTTCATTTGTTGCATTTATTGCAATCTGGGTATTTTTGAAGGAATCAAAAATTGGTACAAGAGTAATTCAACCGATTCAAAAAAATAGTGTTCAAAGGGCGTATTCTTATGAATGCAAAGATTGCTTTAAGCCTCCAAATCCTGACAAGCTCAAGTTTAAGGACATTTTCAAATTAAAGAATATACCAATTTTAATGATATTGAACTTTTTCATTTTTTTAGGATTTAATATTTTTTATACATCATTTCCAATTCACGCAGTATCGAGTCTAAAATGGACGATAACAGAAATGGGTATCTTTTACGCTGTCTTGAGTGGCTTAATGATACTTGTACAGGGTCCAATCCTGCGAAAGGCGTCTCAAATACTTTCGGAGGGTAATTTGATAATCATAGGGAGCCTTATTTTGGGAGTAAATTTTGTATTATTTTATTCGAACAACATCATATTGATTTATATTGCTGCGATCCTTTTTGCAGTGGGCAATGGATTGATGTGGCCGTCATTCATGTCCATACTTTCAAAGTTTGCCGGGAAGTTACACCAAGGCGCTGTTCAAGGAGTGGCAAGCAGTATCGGGAGTTTGGCCAGTATTATTGGATTAATTATTGGTGGATTCTTGTATAATTCTATAGGGTCACCTACTTTTTTGATCGCTGCATCCATCATCTTTGTCGTATTTGCATTGTCCTTTAAAATATTAAAGATTCAAAGAACCTTCGAACCCAATCAAGATCATGATCTATAG
- a CDS encoding DUF5996 family protein — protein sequence MKNDEMWPKLPVASWKGTYETLHMLTQIVGKIRLATTPMENHWWNSTLYVTPAGLTTSVMYYNDVPFKIEFDLNKHFLIIEKAFGYEKKIPLESRPIADYYKDLMSTLESLGISLQIWSTPVEVENGIPFEKDYTHSTYDGDSANKFWRILTQSSRVFTEFRSSFIGKVSPVHFFWGAFDLAVTRFSGRKAPDHPGVPNCPQHVMVEAYSHEVSSCGLWFGGGPFENPVYYSYSYPEPQGFKDAQVKPAGAYYENSMGEFILPYENVRTNESPDQSLLSFLQSTYEAAAVSAKWERDILERT from the coding sequence ATGAAGAATGATGAGATGTGGCCAAAACTCCCTGTTGCTAGTTGGAAGGGAACTTATGAAACATTGCATATGTTAACTCAAATCGTAGGCAAGATTCGACTCGCAACAACCCCAATGGAAAATCATTGGTGGAATTCTACTCTATACGTAACACCGGCTGGGTTAACAACCTCAGTTATGTACTACAATGACGTTCCTTTTAAGATAGAATTTGATTTGAACAAACATTTCTTAATTATTGAAAAAGCTTTTGGCTACGAAAAGAAAATCCCACTAGAATCACGTCCCATTGCAGATTATTATAAGGATTTGATGTCAACACTTGAATCACTTGGGATATCCCTACAGATCTGGAGTACACCAGTTGAGGTTGAAAATGGAATTCCATTTGAGAAAGATTATACCCACTCAACATACGACGGTGATTCGGCCAACAAGTTTTGGCGGATACTTACACAGTCCTCTCGAGTATTCACTGAATTTCGATCAAGTTTTATAGGCAAAGTCAGTCCAGTTCATTTTTTTTGGGGGGCTTTTGATTTGGCTGTAACCCGTTTTTCAGGACGAAAAGCCCCAGATCATCCGGGAGTCCCGAATTGTCCGCAGCATGTTATGGTTGAAGCTTATTCTCATGAAGTTAGCAGTTGTGGATTGTGGTTCGGAGGCGGACCATTTGAAAATCCTGTGTATTATTCGTACTCATATCCTGAACCTCAGGGATTCAAGGATGCTCAGGTCAAACCTGCAGGAGCCTATTACGAAAACAGTATGGGTGAATTTATTTTGCCATATGAGAATGTGCGGACAAACGAGTCACCTGATCAATCATTACTTAGTTTCCTTCAAAGTACTTATGAAGCTGCGGCCGTGTCGGCAAAGTGGGAACGGGACATATTGGAACGAACATGA
- a CDS encoding ester cyclase produces MSSTEHKRIVHEFIDETYNKGNLKNTDRYVTSDFIYHARGVSIEGIEAYNEWVSSDRSIFPNIHVTIVDSIEESESGRVASAFIVEGTQGKEIPGIPTTNKDFETVGMNMFHFQDNKIKEGWVVVDALTAAIQLGAINLSTSEAD; encoded by the coding sequence ATGTCTTCTACAGAACACAAACGGATTGTTCACGAATTCATTGATGAAACATACAACAAAGGGAATCTAAAAAATACAGATAGATACGTAACTTCTGATTTCATATACCATGCTCGTGGTGTGAGCATCGAAGGGATCGAAGCCTATAATGAATGGGTTTCCTCAGATCGTAGCATATTTCCCAATATTCATGTTACAATCGTAGATAGCATAGAAGAGTCAGAGTCCGGTAGAGTTGCTTCAGCTTTTATCGTAGAAGGTACTCAAGGAAAGGAAATTCCTGGCATCCCAACTACCAATAAGGATTTTGAAACAGTAGGAATGAACATGTTCCATTTTCAAGATAACAAGATAAAAGAGGGATGGGTTGTAGTTGATGCGCTTACTGCGGCAATACAGCTTGGTGCGATCAACTTATCAACTTCTGAGGCCGACTAG
- the phaC gene encoding class III poly(R)-hydroxyalkanoic acid synthase subunit PhaC — protein MNKTILDHYLNEYVNFVNEPENFRKLTEMKKLLSNIEKIETGQTEYEVIKETGLFRLLHYKPTKERVYKHPLLIVYALINKSYILDLQPNKSWIKNILDQGINVYLLDWKSPGKFDKFTTLDDYVNLFIYDCVEIIKSIENIDKVSLQGYCMGATMSLIYTSLYQKNVKNLITVAPVVDTEKDKTVIKNMSQNMDIDKVLSHYENFPYELLYSLYASLKPFKQGVNKYLNLFDNLKDESFVQNFLRVEKWLYDTPPIAGETFRQWIKDIYQKNLFSKNKLVVGEHRINLANIRVPLLNVVADQDHLVSPECSVSLNNLVSSTDKNLMRFSTGHVGLIASGYSQNVVLPKLGNWIKIH, from the coding sequence ATGAATAAAACAATTCTGGACCACTATTTGAATGAGTATGTTAATTTTGTAAACGAACCAGAAAATTTTAGAAAATTAACCGAGATGAAAAAATTATTATCAAATATTGAAAAAATTGAAACAGGACAGACCGAGTATGAGGTCATAAAGGAGACAGGTCTTTTTCGATTATTACATTATAAACCAACTAAAGAACGTGTTTACAAACACCCGTTGCTTATAGTATATGCTCTAATCAACAAGTCATACATTCTAGATTTGCAACCAAACAAGAGTTGGATAAAAAATATTCTAGATCAAGGCATTAACGTTTATCTTCTTGACTGGAAGTCACCTGGCAAATTTGACAAATTTACAACTCTTGATGATTACGTTAATCTTTTCATTTATGATTGCGTGGAGATAATCAAAAGCATCGAAAATATAGACAAGGTATCGCTTCAGGGCTATTGTATGGGTGCTACAATGTCGCTAATCTATACGTCACTATACCAGAAAAATGTAAAGAATTTGATAACTGTAGCCCCGGTTGTTGATACCGAAAAAGACAAGACTGTCATAAAGAATATGTCTCAGAATATGGATATTGACAAAGTTTTATCCCATTATGAAAACTTTCCTTATGAGTTATTATATAGCCTTTACGCATCTTTAAAACCATTTAAACAGGGGGTTAACAAGTACTTGAATTTGTTTGATAATCTTAAAGACGAAAGTTTTGTTCAAAATTTCTTGAGGGTTGAAAAATGGTTGTATGATACCCCACCTATTGCAGGAGAGACATTTAGGCAGTGGATTAAAGATATTTATCAAAAGAACCTTTTTTCAAAAAATAAACTGGTTGTGGGTGAACATCGGATAAATCTAGCTAATATCAGAGTTCCTCTTTTAAATGTAGTAGCCGATCAAGACCATCTTGTTTCCCCGGAATGTAGTGTCTCTCTGAATAATCTTGTTTCAAGCACAGATAAGAATTTGATGAGATTTTCGACAGGCCACGTAGGATTGATAGCTAGTGGGTATTCTCAAAACGTGGTGTTGCCCAAGTTGGGCAATTGGATAAAAATTCATTGA
- a CDS encoding AbrB/MazE/SpoVT family DNA-binding domain-containing protein, with protein MSNENENGDKPTDLKKTIEKTAEFQQDLVRQFSNFQYNAFQNMFSSLQGFTNYNAMFKTNVQSGGRISIPEAERQALGIEEGDLVQVIIIPLARKQKNSQKS; from the coding sequence ATGAGTAATGAAAATGAAAATGGCGATAAGCCTACTGACTTAAAAAAGACTATTGAAAAAACTGCAGAATTTCAACAAGACCTAGTAAGACAGTTTTCAAATTTTCAATATAACGCTTTCCAAAACATGTTCTCTTCGCTTCAAGGCTTTACTAATTATAATGCCATGTTTAAGACAAACGTCCAGAGTGGTGGCAGAATATCAATTCCAGAAGCAGAGCGACAAGCCTTAGGCATTGAAGAAGGTGATCTCGTGCAAGTAATTATCATACCTCTGGCTCGCAAACAAAAGAATTCACAAAAGAGCTAA
- a CDS encoding alpha/beta fold hydrolase, with protein MDFIKILGYNIRYIKFDRPESKKTIVLLHGLGASAERWSELWPLLTKYNVVIPDLIGFGYSEKPLIEYTVEFFIRSLEEFFKEMQIHKPIIIGSSFGGQLALEYSLTHKDFFEKIILVSPAGTLEKPTYVLSQYIFSGLYPTTENVHRAFEMMANNKEYVVDLATVKDYVNRMRLPNAKYSLISTLLAMRKDQSLRKRLAEIDIPTLVIWGRNDTTIPVENIEYFKQMPNGKTLIMEECGHTPYVEKPFEFYEIIEKFIDS; from the coding sequence ATGGATTTTATTAAAATCCTAGGTTACAATATAAGATATATTAAGTTTGATCGTCCAGAATCAAAGAAAACTATTGTATTGTTGCATGGGTTAGGCGCCTCTGCAGAAAGATGGTCTGAATTGTGGCCTTTACTTACAAAATACAATGTAGTAATTCCTGATCTTATAGGATTTGGATATAGTGAAAAACCCTTAATAGAATATACAGTTGAATTTTTTATTAGATCCCTAGAGGAATTCTTTAAGGAAATGCAAATTCATAAACCCATAATAATCGGCTCGTCATTTGGGGGGCAGTTAGCTCTCGAGTACAGTTTAACTCATAAAGATTTCTTTGAAAAAATCATACTTGTATCTCCTGCCGGGACATTGGAAAAGCCAACATATGTTCTTAGTCAGTATATTTTTTCGGGTTTATATCCAACGACTGAGAATGTCCACAGGGCGTTTGAGATGATGGCTAATAACAAAGAATATGTCGTCGATTTAGCAACAGTTAAAGATTATGTAAATAGAATGAGACTTCCCAACGCCAAATATTCACTCATTTCCACTTTGCTAGCAATGCGCAAAGATCAATCTTTACGAAAAAGATTGGCGGAAATAGATATCCCCACGTTGGTCATCTGGGGAAGAAATGATACTACCATACCAGTAGAAAATATAGAATATTTTAAGCAAATGCCGAATGGGAAAACATTGATAATGGAGGAATGCGGTCACACGCCGTATGTAGAAAAGCCATTTGAATTTTATGAAATAATTGAAAAATTTATAGACTCTTGA
- a CDS encoding DNA-directed DNA polymerase I: MQQVNLTSEKKDEYYLKKLPEDIPSLLLSSFYVGEKKSVFLKFYNPSDSQIYFWSEYFIGNSTSKKHQPYCFVKKKFEGEAKSAVEQDPTKFQIQQVKKVDDIVDEEIEILKILAPDPLSIGGTDTSFREKVTSWEADIKYHESYLYDLGLIPGAFYKRIGNNLIFHEFPIPKKVNQYLENLFTSNKFQNNFNSNEYDKFLLKWSRLLNQPIPDIKRIAIDIEVDSEEGRMPTARDHDRLITAIGLSSSDGFKKVYVLKRDENIDSKTLDPSIVLCNSEKEMLLLAFDVLGKYPVVLTYNGDDFDLPYLYARSQDPAIDPVEGKSIDKDQVPILVKRESFIKRGIQADPVTIKSGIHIDLFRTFQNKSVQNYAFSHKYSEFTLRAICEALLEDTKIEFEGSISDLSLEKLAEYCLKDADLTYRLSSFNDSLLMKLIIIISRISRMSIEDITRFGVNQWIRSLMFFEHRQQNILIPRRDELLQKGSSSTTAIIKEKKYRGGLVVEPELGIHFNVVVVDFASLYPSIIKVHNLSYETVNCPHKECKDNQLNHIEGTTHWICRKKRGMTSILIGTLRDLRVNYYKHLSKDPSLGKDDKQLYGVVSQAIKVILNATYGVMGAEIFPLYCLPVAEATAAIGRTTTTRTINKCDENQIKVIYGDTDSLFLKNPSPDSLNTISNWAKSELGVDLEIDKRYRYVVFSDLKKNYLGVLEDGTVDVKGLTGKKSHTPPFIRNAFYEILNVLKDIFTEKDFANAKTRIKKIVHSLAEDLEKKNIPLPDLSFNVMINKSPEKYGIKFQGNKNHRAISLDGKDKSMENIKGIPQHIKAAKQLVELGRQLKAGDIISYVKTRTIEGVKPVELANKMDIDTEKYLDTMESTFDQILSSLNLNFKSIIGKPRQSNLDELFWT, encoded by the coding sequence GTGCAGCAAGTAAATTTGACATCAGAGAAGAAAGATGAATATTATTTAAAAAAACTACCTGAGGATATACCGTCCTTGCTACTTTCATCTTTTTATGTCGGGGAAAAAAAATCTGTTTTCCTCAAGTTTTATAATCCTTCTGACTCACAAATTTATTTTTGGAGCGAGTATTTTATAGGAAATTCTACTTCAAAAAAACATCAACCATATTGTTTTGTCAAAAAAAAATTTGAAGGTGAAGCAAAGAGTGCAGTGGAACAGGATCCAACTAAATTCCAAATTCAACAAGTGAAAAAAGTGGATGATATTGTAGATGAAGAAATAGAGATACTCAAAATATTGGCACCTGACCCATTGTCAATTGGGGGTACGGATACTAGTTTTAGGGAGAAAGTTACTTCTTGGGAAGCAGACATAAAGTATCATGAGAGCTATCTCTATGATTTAGGTCTAATTCCAGGGGCTTTTTATAAAAGAATAGGCAACAACCTGATATTTCATGAATTCCCAATACCAAAAAAGGTAAATCAATATTTAGAGAACCTGTTTACCTCTAACAAATTCCAGAATAATTTCAATAGCAATGAGTATGACAAGTTTTTGCTGAAATGGTCTCGATTGTTGAATCAGCCTATACCTGACATAAAGAGAATTGCTATAGACATAGAAGTTGATTCTGAAGAGGGAAGAATGCCCACTGCACGAGACCATGATCGATTAATAACGGCTATTGGCCTATCATCATCTGATGGGTTTAAGAAAGTTTATGTTCTCAAAAGAGATGAGAACATAGATTCCAAAACATTAGACCCAAGTATAGTGCTTTGTAATTCAGAAAAGGAGATGCTATTGTTAGCTTTCGATGTGTTGGGGAAGTATCCAGTCGTGCTAACATACAACGGTGATGATTTCGACTTGCCTTATTTATATGCAAGATCTCAGGATCCCGCGATTGATCCTGTAGAAGGAAAATCAATAGATAAAGATCAGGTACCCATACTTGTAAAAAGAGAGTCATTCATAAAAAGAGGAATACAGGCAGACCCAGTCACCATTAAATCAGGAATTCATATCGATCTATTTAGGACATTTCAGAATAAATCCGTGCAAAACTATGCTTTTAGCCATAAATACTCTGAATTCACTTTGAGAGCCATATGTGAGGCACTATTGGAGGACACAAAAATTGAATTTGAGGGAAGCATTAGCGATCTTTCTTTAGAAAAACTAGCAGAATATTGTCTTAAAGATGCTGATCTAACTTACAGGTTGAGCTCGTTTAACGACAGCTTGCTCATGAAACTAATAATAATAATTTCGAGAATCTCGAGAATGTCTATTGAGGATATTACAAGATTCGGAGTCAATCAATGGATTCGTTCCTTGATGTTTTTTGAGCATCGACAACAGAATATTCTTATACCTAGAAGAGATGAGTTACTTCAAAAAGGATCTTCATCAACTACTGCAATAATTAAAGAGAAAAAATATCGGGGTGGATTGGTCGTTGAACCTGAACTTGGAATCCACTTTAATGTAGTTGTGGTAGATTTTGCAAGTTTGTATCCTAGCATAATCAAGGTACACAATTTGTCATATGAAACCGTGAATTGTCCTCACAAGGAGTGCAAAGATAATCAGTTAAATCATATCGAAGGAACTACCCATTGGATTTGTAGAAAAAAAAGGGGTATGACTTCAATATTAATTGGAACGTTACGAGATTTACGTGTAAATTATTATAAGCATTTGTCTAAAGACCCTAGCCTAGGCAAAGATGACAAACAGCTTTATGGCGTTGTAAGTCAGGCAATTAAGGTAATTTTGAATGCCACATATGGAGTAATGGGAGCCGAGATATTTCCACTCTACTGCCTGCCTGTCGCAGAGGCTACTGCCGCCATCGGTAGAACAACGACGACCAGAACGATCAACAAATGCGATGAAAATCAAATCAAGGTAATATATGGGGATACCGACTCGCTATTTCTGAAAAATCCAAGTCCTGATAGCTTGAATACTATATCTAATTGGGCTAAATCAGAACTAGGGGTTGATTTAGAAATTGATAAGCGCTATAGGTATGTAGTTTTTAGTGATCTAAAGAAAAATTATTTGGGCGTACTTGAAGATGGTACTGTCGATGTCAAGGGGCTAACTGGAAAAAAGTCTCATACTCCTCCGTTTATTAGAAACGCATTTTACGAGATATTAAATGTGCTAAAAGATATTTTCACAGAGAAAGATTTTGCTAATGCTAAAACAAGAATAAAAAAAATAGTGCATTCCCTTGCAGAAGACCTTGAGAAGAAAAACATTCCTTTACCAGATTTAAGTTTTAATGTGATGATAAATAAGTCTCCAGAAAAATACGGGATCAAATTTCAAGGAAATAAAAACCACCGCGCCATTTCTTTAGATGGTAAAGATAAAAGTATGGAAAACATAAAGGGAATCCCTCAGCATATAAAGGCAGCAAAACAACTTGTAGAACTAGGACGACAACTCAAAGCTGGAGACATCATTTCTTACGTTAAAACAAGAACTATTGAAGGAGTAAAACCAGTTGAATTGGCCAACAAAATGGACATAGATACTGAGAAATATCTTGATACGATGGAGTCTACCTTTGATCAAATCTTGTCATCACTAAACTTGAATTTTAAATCTATAATTGGAAAACCCAGGCAATCCAACCTTGATGAACTGTTTTGGACTTAA
- a CDS encoding arginase family protein has protein sequence MDKISYLESLFTPPENTAAGHTFCDIPIPITFENSKICIVGIPTDITTTFGKTTSFGPEAIRIASAKQIETLVFEENIEIYEKALIYDIGDVNFVKPREDKIIDIYEIDKFWIDFDNKLSSVLRTLVDSNKIPVILGGEHTITYSIYKELSKNHPLLIHFDAHRDMKSIYQGMSMCHTTPFYHLIREGYLRGNDLIQIGIRQGDREENKFAFDNGVTTFDAWNCHSSLEKVSQWLKSHTYNRDIYISFDIDVYDISYLPCTGTPEPFGLNPFQILDIVNSISDTARLVGLDFVETGLKNNDYREGALATQTLLRILSRPYMANQ, from the coding sequence ATGGATAAAATCTCTTATTTGGAAAGCTTATTTACACCTCCAGAGAACACAGCCGCAGGACATACTTTTTGTGATATTCCTATTCCTATTACTTTTGAAAACTCAAAAATATGTATCGTTGGAATCCCTACAGACATTACAACCACATTTGGAAAAACTACCTCTTTTGGGCCCGAAGCAATTCGAATCGCTTCAGCAAAACAAATCGAAACACTTGTTTTTGAAGAGAATATTGAGATTTATGAAAAGGCATTGATTTATGATATTGGGGATGTTAATTTTGTGAAACCTAGAGAGGATAAGATAATCGATATTTATGAAATTGACAAATTTTGGATAGACTTTGACAACAAGTTGTCGTCAGTGTTGAGAACATTAGTAGATTCAAACAAAATACCTGTTATCCTAGGAGGCGAACACACGATTACATATTCCATTTATAAGGAGCTTTCTAAAAATCATCCTTTACTGATCCATTTTGACGCTCATCGTGATATGAAATCGATCTACCAGGGTATGTCAATGTGTCATACAACTCCATTTTATCATCTGATTAGGGAAGGTTATCTTAGAGGGAATGATTTGATCCAAATTGGTATAAGGCAAGGAGATAGGGAAGAGAATAAATTCGCATTCGACAACGGTGTTACTACTTTTGACGCATGGAATTGCCACAGTTCCCTAGAGAAGGTTTCACAGTGGTTAAAATCGCATACTTATAATCGGGATATTTATATTTCATTTGATATCGATGTTTATGATATATCCTATTTACCTTGCACAGGCACACCAGAACCATTTGGATTAAATCCGTTCCAAATATTAGACATTGTCAACAGTATAAGCGATACAGCAAGATTGGTTGGGCTGGATTTTGTTGAAACAGGATTAAAAAACAATGATTATAGAGAAGGAGCTTTGGCTACCCAAACTCTACTTAGGATTTTGTCTAGACCATACATGGCCAATCAATAA
- a CDS encoding threonine--tRNA ligase: MRILQLHVDFVEYLPVKKEIDDAEPLLKNEKERIEDTVVILTSIEHGDDETLIEDFIKETLDYLKKIKCNSVLIYPYAHLSSSLEAPKSAFKLMIQLENALRASTDTIVVKRAPFGWTKELGIKVKGHPLAENSRAIVKKSTERQPGALIEVVSSKSDAIENEGSISNALTVEKDLKSNWYVLTVEGTLIPYDDYKFKKSETNLENLFKYEILRKRTVEDQPPHVKLMRKLGIADYEPASDSGNMRFYPKGRLIKSLLEQFVTKKVSQYGGLEVETPIMYDSHHPSMESYFNRFPARQYNIKSDQKDLFLRFAACFGQFLMTKDFQISYKNLPLKLYELTRYSFRREKSGELVGLRRLRAFSMPDCHAFCQDIEQAKIEFLKRLDLSVSVMEEIGITPEKDLEMAIRFTKEFYTNNKEFVQNLVSKIGKPVLVEMWDDRFFYFVLKWEFNFLDNSGKASALATDQIDIENGERYGITFIDESGNKKNPIILHNSPSGAIERVIFALLEKSAKMMKEGKTPYLPIWLMNTQVRIIPVRDEFIPKCVELLEQLKTNSIRADIDDREDTLSKKIRETETEWIHYTLIIGEKEVATNSISVRDRLKKSSYPTSIDELINLIKEPMKGKPNLPINLPEYLSKRPRIAS; this comes from the coding sequence ATGCGAATATTACAGTTACATGTAGATTTTGTAGAATATTTGCCTGTCAAAAAGGAGATAGATGATGCTGAACCTTTGTTAAAGAATGAGAAAGAGCGCATTGAAGATACCGTCGTCATACTAACATCTATAGAACATGGAGACGATGAAACTCTAATAGAAGACTTTATAAAGGAAACTTTAGATTACCTTAAGAAAATCAAATGTAACTCTGTTCTAATTTATCCATATGCACATCTTAGTTCTAGTCTAGAGGCCCCAAAGAGTGCATTTAAACTAATGATCCAACTAGAAAATGCTTTAAGGGCAAGTACCGATACAATTGTGGTTAAAAGAGCTCCCTTTGGATGGACAAAGGAACTAGGGATAAAGGTAAAAGGACATCCATTGGCGGAAAATTCAAGAGCTATTGTAAAAAAAAGTACTGAGAGACAGCCAGGAGCTTTGATTGAAGTTGTTTCTTCAAAATCAGACGCAATTGAAAATGAAGGCTCAATTTCCAATGCTTTGACTGTTGAGAAAGATCTAAAATCGAATTGGTATGTGCTAACTGTCGAAGGGACTTTGATCCCTTACGATGATTACAAGTTCAAGAAATCTGAAACAAATCTAGAGAATTTGTTCAAATATGAAATACTTCGAAAAAGGACGGTGGAAGACCAACCCCCACATGTAAAGCTAATGCGAAAATTAGGTATAGCCGATTATGAACCTGCATCTGATTCTGGAAACATGCGATTTTATCCAAAAGGCCGGCTGATAAAATCGTTACTAGAACAATTTGTAACCAAGAAAGTTTCGCAGTATGGGGGACTGGAAGTAGAAACACCCATCATGTATGATTCTCACCATCCATCGATGGAGAGTTACTTCAATCGCTTTCCTGCAAGACAGTACAATATTAAATCTGATCAGAAAGATTTGTTTTTAAGATTTGCCGCCTGTTTTGGCCAGTTCCTAATGACCAAAGATTTTCAAATATCATACAAGAATTTACCACTCAAACTTTACGAGCTGACCAGATATAGTTTCAGGAGAGAAAAGAGCGGCGAATTGGTCGGATTACGGCGATTGCGTGCTTTTAGTATGCCTGATTGTCATGCATTTTGTCAAGATATTGAGCAAGCAAAAATCGAATTTTTGAAACGACTTGATCTATCAGTTTCAGTAATGGAAGAAATTGGAATCACTCCTGAAAAGGATTTAGAAATGGCCATAAGATTTACTAAAGAATTCTATACCAATAACAAAGAGTTTGTTCAAAATTTGGTATCAAAGATTGGTAAACCAGTTCTCGTAGAAATGTGGGACGATAGATTCTTTTATTTTGTCCTAAAATGGGAGTTTAATTTTCTAGATAACTCTGGCAAGGCATCTGCGCTGGCTACAGATCAAATTGATATTGAAAATGGGGAACGATATGGCATTACCTTCATAGATGAGTCTGGTAATAAGAAAAATCCCATAATTTTACATAACTCACCTAGCGGGGCGATTGAGCGCGTCATTTTTGCTTTGCTTGAAAAATCTGCCAAAATGATGAAGGAAGGTAAAACACCATATTTACCAATTTGGCTAATGAATACCCAAGTAAGAATAATTCCTGTTAGGGATGAATTTATCCCTAAATGTGTTGAACTGTTAGAGCAACTGAAAACTAATTCTATCCGCGCCGACATTGATGATAGGGAGGATACCCTATCCAAAAAGATTAGAGAGACCGAAACTGAATGGATTCATTATACACTAATAATCGGCGAGAAGGAAGTTGCCACTAATTCTATTTCAGTTCGAGATAGGTTAAAAAAATCAAGCTATCCTACAAGCATAGATGAATTGATAAATTTAATCAAAGAACCCATGAAGGGCAAGCCTAACCTTCCTATCAATTTACCTGAGTACCTCTCAAAGAGACCAAGAATTGCTTCTTAG